The proteins below come from a single Chryseobacterium sp. MA9 genomic window:
- a CDS encoding TonB-dependent siderophore receptor — MKVSLLVGAVFLTVGGFLSAQKVEFYHNGQLKKGELVNGGLKECKELHKKDNSMVLKGKCQIVFLNSNNREETIIIKEGEEIQLQILSSKNSSREKSEIRIEGVQLTAKKKQFSEISIQQEALQNLQSFSLGDVLQQLPGQYVQQFDNTQFKNIVFRTASGPSVTSSGNIPGGDDFGNRAFGVQLMVNDIALSNNENMQSYDSANSGPFGISFNATTNGGNLTPSQPNYGVDLREIPTENIESIEVIQGVPDAKYGDLTSGLIKVTTIAKASPLRLDASLREGTYQVGLTKGFKLKNNNALNVSVDYMNSLSDPRTSLVGYDRTNVNFLWSSRSKNGFSNKLSASFSNNTSKGKKDPDDLDGIIINVDNKSFSLGNNISYNFNRNGSKPFFKTISADVGISYSTQLTERRFWLNQGARPYGNSTTDGVYYAPYTPPSYENQAFSDGKPLNIFTDLSVNGSKMTASKWVHMYSIGANFRYGNNFGKGRYGTAGQFTTINASGQGSNGMRDFNYRDNVFATKQYAFYIQDNITKAFANKHILRTNLGLRYDLQNSYSTYSPRVNTSYQMGKFSVRGGFGLTSKAPSLNQIYTAPRYFDFLLGDYRLPGYYSAAIMQTVVTPGDNANLKPSRSWKTEIGVDYRFPFATVNVTAYYNRLFDGFTTMSVHKIMDKAKVNVNISGTNVPTFEIVGTEKFNYLQNRIINGYQSVDKGLEVMASFKKIEALNLVIGFNASYVETSGHKDEGLYKISAPAIMDKDFQYGIYNDIKNKRSMARASFSFDYHLPSSGLIIGLRTDHFLSDRSLAGMNDIYPIGYIKHDGEMQMISENDRTNPKYQGLFLKPSDEKLSGLYNKTLHNVHLRVTKDFLSGFRLSIYVSNVFNLKAYDERGSVYGNFTSTSFGGNISYRF, encoded by the coding sequence GTGAAAGTATCGTTATTAGTTGGTGCTGTTTTTTTAACAGTAGGCGGATTCTTGTCTGCTCAAAAAGTAGAGTTTTATCATAATGGGCAACTCAAAAAAGGAGAACTTGTTAATGGTGGTTTGAAAGAGTGTAAAGAGCTTCATAAGAAAGATAATTCTATGGTTCTTAAAGGAAAATGTCAGATCGTCTTCCTGAATTCCAACAATAGAGAAGAAACTATTATAATAAAAGAGGGAGAGGAGATACAGCTTCAGATCCTGTCATCTAAAAATTCATCCCGTGAAAAATCAGAAATCAGAATCGAAGGTGTACAGCTTACTGCAAAAAAGAAACAGTTTTCAGAAATTTCAATTCAGCAGGAAGCTCTTCAGAATCTCCAGTCTTTCTCTCTTGGAGATGTGCTGCAACAGTTACCAGGTCAATATGTACAGCAGTTTGACAATACCCAGTTTAAAAATATTGTTTTCAGAACAGCCAGCGGTCCTTCAGTAACCAGTTCCGGAAATATTCCCGGTGGTGACGATTTTGGGAACAGGGCATTTGGAGTACAGCTAATGGTTAACGATATTGCCTTATCTAATAACGAAAATATGCAGAGCTATGATTCTGCAAATAGCGGTCCTTTTGGGATAAGTTTTAATGCTACAACCAATGGTGGAAACTTAACGCCTAGTCAACCGAATTATGGAGTCGATTTAAGAGAAATCCCTACTGAAAATATCGAAAGTATTGAAGTCATACAGGGAGTTCCGGATGCTAAATACGGAGATCTGACATCCGGGCTTATTAAAGTAACAACCATTGCCAAAGCATCACCGCTTCGATTGGATGCATCTCTCAGAGAAGGAACTTATCAGGTAGGTCTTACCAAAGGCTTTAAGCTTAAGAACAACAACGCTCTGAATGTGTCTGTAGATTATATGAATTCTCTTTCAGATCCCAGAACTAGCCTGGTAGGATATGACAGAACTAATGTGAATTTCCTATGGTCATCAAGAAGTAAAAACGGATTTAGCAATAAACTTTCAGCATCATTTTCTAACAATACCAGTAAAGGAAAGAAAGATCCGGATGACCTTGACGGAATAATTATCAATGTGGATAACAAGAGCTTTTCATTAGGAAATAACATCAGTTATAATTTTAACCGAAACGGAAGTAAACCATTTTTCAAAACGATAAGCGCAGATGTAGGAATCAGCTATTCAACACAGCTTACAGAGAGAAGATTCTGGCTGAACCAAGGTGCGCGTCCTTATGGAAACTCAACAACAGATGGTGTTTATTACGCTCCTTATACACCACCAAGTTATGAGAATCAGGCCTTTTCGGATGGAAAGCCTCTTAATATTTTCACTGATCTAAGTGTGAATGGGAGCAAAATGACCGCATCCAAATGGGTTCATATGTACAGCATTGGAGCTAATTTCAGATATGGAAATAATTTTGGAAAAGGCCGTTACGGAACAGCAGGACAGTTCACAACGATTAATGCCTCAGGTCAGGGATCAAATGGAATGAGAGATTTTAATTACCGTGATAATGTTTTTGCCACCAAGCAGTATGCATTTTATATCCAGGATAATATTACGAAAGCTTTCGCCAACAAACATATCTTAAGAACCAATCTTGGACTTCGCTATGATCTGCAGAATTCATATTCTACCTATTCACCAAGGGTTAATACCTCATATCAAATGGGTAAATTTTCTGTAAGAGGAGGTTTTGGACTCACTTCTAAAGCACCTTCATTGAATCAAATCTATACAGCACCAAGATATTTTGATTTCCTTCTTGGGGATTATCGTTTGCCTGGATATTATTCAGCAGCCATTATGCAAACAGTAGTAACTCCGGGAGATAATGCCAATCTGAAACCATCACGAAGCTGGAAAACTGAAATAGGAGTAGATTACAGATTCCCTTTTGCAACGGTTAACGTTACTGCTTATTACAATAGATTATTTGATGGTTTTACAACAATGAGTGTTCATAAGATCATGGATAAAGCCAAAGTTAATGTCAACATATCGGGAACAAATGTACCTACTTTCGAAATTGTAGGAACTGAAAAATTTAATTACCTCCAGAACAGGATTATTAATGGGTATCAGTCTGTAGATAAAGGATTGGAGGTGATGGCCAGTTTCAAAAAAATAGAAGCCCTTAATCTTGTTATTGGTTTTAATGCCAGTTATGTAGAAACTTCAGGACACAAAGATGAAGGGCTTTATAAAATCAGTGCACCAGCGATCATGGATAAGGATTTCCAATATGGGATTTATAACGATATTAAAAATAAAAGATCCATGGCCAGAGCAAGTTTCAGTTTCGACTATCACCTGCCTTCATCAGGATTAATCATTGGCCTGAGAACAGATCATTTTCTTTCAGACAGATCCTTGGCAGGAATGAATGACATTTATCCGATAGGGTATATCAAACATGATGGAGAAATGCAGATGATTTCTGAAAACGATCGTACCAATCCAAAATATCAGGGATTGTTCCTGAAACCTTCAGATGAAAAGCTTTCAGGTTTATATAACAAAACGCTGCATAATGTACATTTAAGAGTTACAAAGGATTTCTTAAGCGGTTTCAGATTGTCAATATACGTAAGCAATGTTTTCAATTTAAAGGCATATGACGAAAGAGGAAGTGTGTATGGCAACTTTACTTCTACTTCGTTTGGAGGAAATATTTCATACAGATTTTAA
- a CDS encoding DUF3291 domain-containing protein, translating to MKGINIEDPVMNEFVSHFDLVNQLAEESEGFIWRLKDDENNATSFNPFNDEQIIINLSVWRNIESLEDYTYKTFHVDFLRRRREWFQKYGKAYYALWWIKEGNYPNIEEAVRRLEYLQENGPSSYAFSFQSAFQKP from the coding sequence ATGAAAGGAATTAACATAGAAGATCCTGTAATGAATGAGTTTGTCAGCCATTTTGATTTGGTAAACCAATTGGCGGAAGAAAGTGAGGGGTTCATCTGGAGGTTGAAAGATGATGAAAATAATGCTACAAGCTTTAATCCATTTAATGATGAACAAATTATTATCAATTTATCAGTATGGAGAAATATAGAATCATTGGAAGACTATACCTATAAAACATTTCATGTTGATTTTCTGAGAAGAAGAAGAGAATGGTTTCAAAAATATGGAAAAGCCTATTATGCTCTGTGGTGGATTAAAGAAGGTAACTATCCAAATATAGAGGAAGCAGTAAGACGATTAGAGTATTTACAGGAAAATGGCCCATCTTCCTATGCATTTAGTTTTCAGTCTGCTTTTCAAAAGCCATAG
- a CDS encoding helix-turn-helix domain-containing protein: MKKICETSYINVDQKSYPCAVSFVMDLIGGRWKGVILCHLKNGDKRFGELKKELSFITETTLSIQLRQLERDRLITRTVFGTKPPVKVVYSLSDSGLSFIPLLDHINDWGKTILESKKVY, translated from the coding sequence ATGAAAAAAATATGTGAGACCTCATACATCAATGTAGATCAAAAATCTTATCCCTGTGCAGTAAGTTTTGTCATGGATCTCATTGGAGGAAGATGGAAAGGGGTAATTCTCTGCCACTTAAAAAATGGTGATAAAAGGTTTGGTGAACTAAAAAAAGAGCTTTCTTTTATTACAGAAACAACCTTAAGTATTCAGCTGAGACAACTAGAAAGGGATCGGTTAATAACCCGAACCGTATTTGGAACAAAACCTCCTGTAAAAGTTGTATACAGCCTATCAGATTCAGGATTATCATTTATCCCTTTGCTGGATCACATTAATGATTGGGGCAAAACTATTTTAGAAAGTAAAAAAGTGTATTAA
- a CDS encoding erythromycin esterase family protein: MSAQSKNDLNSEEKEYISKFIYPIKTFNPDERDNSDLLILNKLIGNSKIVGLGESTHGSSEVYQMKYRISEYLIAQKNFNVFSLEANMPESFLMNQYIQEKKGNPKDILKGMYFWLWQTEETLAFVEWLKKYNENNDSKVFFDGFDMQYATGAIDQIRKTYQENKLPEQEINDLEAALKENNRGFRTYSQKSQKILSEYLVLIKEKSTSIKNPDEKLRFLQNVDIIRQYIQQNFIRRDKFMAENVKWLKENYLNSKVIVSAHNYHIAKLNSDRMGYWVNEMYGQDFVNFGFAFYEGTYSASIDGKLGTYTSETAGSGTLEYKLNSLNIPIFILDLKAIRKDDNKLGNWILKDILFRKTGSGTNKNEFIKTNVAKSFDYLIFINKSTNSKLLNGNPK; encoded by the coding sequence ATGAGTGCACAATCAAAAAATGATTTAAATTCTGAAGAGAAAGAATATATTTCAAAGTTTATATATCCCATAAAAACTTTTAATCCGGATGAAAGAGACAATAGTGATTTGCTCATCTTAAATAAACTCATTGGAAATTCTAAAATAGTTGGATTAGGAGAATCTACTCACGGTTCTAGTGAAGTATATCAAATGAAATATAGAATAAGTGAATATTTGATCGCTCAGAAAAATTTCAATGTCTTTTCGCTCGAAGCCAATATGCCTGAAAGCTTTTTAATGAATCAGTATATTCAGGAAAAAAAAGGAAATCCCAAAGATATTTTAAAAGGAATGTATTTTTGGCTGTGGCAAACAGAAGAAACTTTAGCTTTTGTTGAATGGTTAAAAAAATACAATGAAAATAATGATTCAAAAGTTTTTTTTGATGGTTTTGATATGCAGTATGCTACAGGAGCAATAGATCAAATAAGAAAAACATATCAGGAAAATAAGTTGCCTGAGCAAGAGATTAATGATCTGGAAGCAGCTTTAAAAGAAAATAACAGAGGTTTCAGAACGTATTCTCAAAAAAGTCAGAAAATTTTATCAGAGTATCTGGTTTTAATAAAAGAAAAAAGTACATCAATAAAAAATCCAGATGAAAAATTGCGCTTCCTGCAAAATGTAGATATTATTAGACAATATATTCAGCAAAATTTTATCAGGAGAGACAAATTCATGGCTGAGAATGTTAAATGGTTAAAAGAAAATTATTTGAATTCTAAAGTAATTGTCTCGGCTCATAATTATCACATTGCAAAATTAAATTCAGACAGAATGGGGTATTGGGTAAATGAAATGTATGGTCAAGATTTTGTGAATTTTGGATTTGCCTTTTATGAAGGTACTTATTCTGCAAGTATTGATGGGAAGCTTGGTACCTATACTTCAGAAACAGCCGGTTCCGGAACATTAGAATATAAGCTTAACTCACTCAACATTCCAATTTTTATTTTGGATTTGAAAGCCATAAGGAAGGATGACAACAAACTTGGTAATTGGATATTGAAAGATATTCTATTTCGTAAAACAGGATCAGGTACAAATAAAAATGAATTTATAAAAACCAATGTTGCTAAATCCTTTGATTATTTGATATTCATAAATAAGTCAACAAATTCAAAACTTTTAAATGGTAACCCCAAATAA
- a CDS encoding HlyD family secretion protein, translated as METKKDILDNIELRSESVQDILTQPPHWMIRWGNSVIFIILIMVLIMSWFIKYPEFVPAPIIVTSKEPPEKLQARINSKIEKILIKDHQEVRKNEVLMILQSTANYQDVLKLRKLMDSTAPDQVFSFPIGETSGFRLGELQGDYNQFLKAFQDEKLFTRLQPYAPENLAANQSLSEYKSRIATLQQQINLEKVKYELTKKNYQRSQSLYDQGVIAAMELENEKIKFLQEEQNVKNISISLSQLQEGISNLNKTKSVANISSEKDKSNYSSQMAQLFEQLRKSLKQWEQNYLIISSTDGMVSFQQFFGENQFVKSGEVIVTVLPKNKEALVGRMQIPSVNSGKVASGEKVLIKLDNYRFQEYGIVEGNVQNISISPDENGNYYVDITLPKGLKTSYNKKLPFDKELRGNAEIVTEDLRLIERFFYQIRKLLGYQL; from the coding sequence TTGGAAACTAAAAAAGACATATTAGATAATATTGAACTGCGGTCAGAGAGCGTTCAGGATATTCTGACGCAGCCGCCACACTGGATGATCCGTTGGGGAAATTCTGTTATTTTCATCATTCTTATAATGGTTTTGATAATGAGTTGGTTTATCAAATATCCGGAATTTGTTCCGGCCCCGATTATTGTAACCTCAAAAGAACCACCAGAAAAGCTTCAGGCAAGAATTAATTCTAAGATCGAAAAAATTTTAATTAAAGACCATCAGGAAGTAAGGAAAAATGAAGTTTTAATGATTTTGCAATCTACGGCTAATTATCAGGATGTTCTGAAACTTAGAAAATTGATGGATTCCACTGCTCCAGATCAGGTATTTTCTTTTCCGATAGGTGAAACATCCGGTTTTAGATTAGGTGAACTGCAGGGCGATTATAACCAATTTTTAAAAGCTTTTCAGGATGAAAAATTGTTTACAAGACTACAGCCTTATGCTCCGGAAAATCTAGCAGCTAACCAGAGCTTATCTGAATATAAAAGCAGAATTGCCACTTTACAGCAGCAGATAAATCTTGAAAAGGTAAAATATGAACTAACAAAGAAAAACTATCAGCGCTCGCAAAGCTTATACGATCAGGGCGTGATTGCCGCAATGGAACTGGAAAATGAAAAGATCAAATTTTTGCAGGAAGAACAGAATGTAAAAAATATCAGTATTTCTTTATCACAGTTACAGGAAGGTATTTCTAATCTTAACAAAACCAAAAGCGTTGCAAATATCAGTTCTGAAAAGGATAAGAGCAATTATTCTTCCCAAATGGCGCAGCTTTTTGAACAGCTTAGAAAATCCTTAAAACAATGGGAACAAAACTATCTCATTATTTCTTCCACCGATGGGATGGTAAGTTTTCAGCAGTTCTTTGGGGAAAATCAGTTTGTGAAATCCGGAGAAGTCATTGTGACAGTTTTACCTAAGAATAAAGAAGCATTGGTCGGAAGAATGCAGATTCCTTCTGTCAATTCAGGCAAAGTTGCTTCAGGCGAAAAAGTGCTGATAAAACTGGATAACTACCGTTTTCAGGAATATGGCATTGTGGAAGGTAATGTACAGAATATCTCTATTTCTCCCGACGAAAATGGTAATTATTATGTTGATATTACCCTTCCAAAAGGGTTAAAAACATCTTACAATAAAAAACTTCCTTTTGACAAAGAACTTAGAGGCAACGCAGAAATTGTTACAGAAGATCTCAGATTGATTGAACGTTTTTTTTACCAGATTAGAAAACTGTTAGGTTATCAGTTATAG
- a CDS encoding peptidase domain-containing ABC transporter, whose translation MPMFPSYKQPDFKDCGPTCLRIISKYYGKDIPLQQIRNLSETTREGSSLLGLSNAAENLGLKSLGIKTDFQTFAEEIPLPCIVHWNKVHFVVVYKIDKLGKIYVSDPSYGLITYEKEEFIKFWIGENANENTEEGVALLLDTTPAFYQNEFDETKSKTSFSFLSRYLLKYKSLIFQLSVGLLGGSLLSLILPFLTQSIVDVGIQNQDLNFIYLVLLAQIMVFLGRTGIEVIRSWILLHLSTRINISIISDFFIKLMKLPISFFDTRMTGDIMQRINDHHRIEQLLTTSSLNTLFSLVNLIIYSIVLLFYDYKLFLVYLAGAVLYIGWITFFLKKRKELDYKRFSQVSQEQSKVIELINGMQEIKMHNAEKQKRWDWEFLQIKLFKIQIKSLSLEQWQSVGGNFINQMKDILVSFLSAKLVLSGNLTLGMMLSVQYIIGQLNSPLFQLVDFIRQTQDAKISLERLGEIHDKEDEEITDEQYITEIPQKDLEIQDVSFRYIGSNSFVFENLDLTIPYQKTTAIVGASGSGKTTLLKLLMKFYEPNSGDIKIGNTDLKNISPRFWRDHCGVVMQEGYVFNDTIANNIAIGEDYIDKSKLRMAVEIANIKDFVESLPLSYNTKIGNEGIGISGGQKQRLFIARAVYKSPEYIFFDEATSALDANNEKVIMENLEQFFKGKTAIVIAHRLSTVKHADKIIVLDKGKVVEEGNHTELVALKGEYYRLVKNQLELGN comes from the coding sequence ATTCCCATGTTTCCTTCATATAAACAACCGGACTTCAAAGACTGTGGTCCTACCTGTTTGCGAATTATCAGCAAATATTATGGTAAGGACATTCCACTCCAGCAAATAAGAAATTTATCAGAAACAACAAGAGAAGGCAGCAGTTTACTGGGGCTAAGCAATGCTGCAGAAAACTTAGGACTTAAAAGTCTTGGAATAAAAACTGATTTCCAGACATTTGCGGAGGAAATCCCTCTGCCATGCATTGTCCACTGGAATAAAGTTCATTTTGTAGTTGTGTACAAAATTGACAAATTAGGAAAGATATATGTTTCTGATCCAAGCTATGGTTTAATAACCTATGAAAAAGAAGAATTCATTAAATTCTGGATAGGTGAAAATGCGAATGAAAATACGGAAGAGGGTGTTGCATTACTTTTGGATACTACCCCCGCTTTTTATCAGAATGAATTTGATGAAACTAAGAGCAAAACCAGTTTTAGCTTTTTATCCAGATATTTACTGAAGTATAAATCGCTGATATTTCAGCTGTCTGTTGGATTGTTGGGGGGGAGCTTATTATCATTGATTCTGCCTTTTCTTACTCAAAGCATTGTAGATGTAGGGATTCAGAATCAGGATCTTAATTTCATTTATTTGGTTTTACTGGCTCAGATTATGGTATTTTTGGGGAGGACGGGTATCGAAGTTATTAGAAGCTGGATTTTACTTCATCTTTCTACAAGGATCAATATTTCCATCATTTCCGATTTTTTTATCAAGCTGATGAAACTTCCTATCAGTTTTTTTGATACAAGAATGACCGGAGATATTATGCAGAGAATCAACGATCATCACAGGATTGAGCAATTGTTAACTACTTCTTCACTCAATACATTATTTTCGTTAGTTAATCTGATTATTTACAGTATTGTTTTACTGTTTTATGATTATAAATTGTTCTTGGTTTATTTGGCTGGTGCTGTTTTATATATTGGCTGGATTACTTTTTTTCTCAAAAAAAGAAAAGAGCTGGATTACAAAAGATTTTCTCAGGTTTCGCAGGAACAAAGCAAAGTTATTGAACTCATTAATGGAATGCAAGAAATCAAAATGCATAATGCTGAAAAGCAAAAACGCTGGGACTGGGAGTTTCTGCAGATCAAATTATTTAAAATCCAGATCAAATCACTATCCTTAGAGCAATGGCAATCCGTTGGCGGGAACTTTATTAATCAGATGAAAGATATTTTGGTAAGCTTTCTTTCGGCTAAATTAGTGTTGAGTGGAAATCTGACCCTTGGAATGATGCTTTCGGTTCAATATATTATCGGACAGCTGAACAGTCCGCTATTTCAATTAGTAGATTTCATCCGTCAGACTCAGGACGCTAAAATTTCGCTTGAAAGATTGGGTGAAATCCACGATAAAGAAGATGAAGAAATTACTGATGAACAATACATAACAGAAATTCCTCAAAAAGATTTGGAAATCCAGGATGTTTCTTTCCGGTATATTGGTTCTAATTCCTTTGTTTTTGAAAATCTTGATTTAACGATTCCTTATCAAAAAACTACTGCCATCGTGGGAGCCAGTGGAAGCGGGAAAACAACTTTACTAAAGTTATTAATGAAATTTTATGAACCCAATTCAGGAGATATCAAAATCGGAAATACTGATTTAAAAAATATATCTCCAAGATTTTGGAGAGACCATTGTGGAGTTGTCATGCAGGAAGGTTATGTTTTCAATGATACGATTGCTAATAATATCGCCATTGGTGAAGATTATATTGACAAATCAAAATTAAGAATGGCTGTTGAGATTGCCAATATCAAAGATTTTGTGGAAAGCCTCCCGCTAAGCTATAATACCAAAATTGGCAACGAAGGTATTGGGATTTCAGGCGGACAAAAGCAAAGGCTTTTCATAGCAAGAGCGGTTTATAAATCTCCTGAATATATCTTTTTTGATGAAGCAACTTCCGCTTTGGATGCCAATAATGAAAAAGTCATTATGGAAAACCTGGAACAATTCTTCAAAGGAAAGACAGCAATTGTTATCGCACACCGTCTCTCAACTGTAAAACACGCAGATAAAATTATTGTTTTGGATAAAGGGAAAGTAGTGGAAGAAGGGAATCACACAGAATTGGTTGCCCTGAAAGGTGAATATTACAGACTCGTTAAAAATCAACTGGAACTTGGAAACTAA
- a CDS encoding thiopeptide-type bacteriocin biosynthesis protein produces MRAYNIPGGNWIYYKLYMGTKSADEILIDKIKPLADQLMAENVIDQWFFIRYNDPKYHLRIRFKCTDPILVHEITSRMHNILLPLIEEFIIWKVQLDTYNKEIERYGLKTMEVSEQLFFFDSVMTVNYLENFKDENLRWLFGLRAIDDFLNLFQYQLSDKKNFMEQLSIAFKTEFGKTKILNSNLSDKFRANRQVISDTIEGKNTNNIYGIINERNERIINLSDEILALHHSKSLDVNINSLMASHIHMMMNRLFKSKNRAHEMVCYDFLFRYYKSKYAIENSVKTFP; encoded by the coding sequence ATGAGAGCATATAACATACCTGGGGGCAATTGGATTTACTATAAGTTGTATATGGGGACAAAATCTGCAGATGAAATACTTATAGATAAGATTAAACCTCTTGCAGATCAATTAATGGCAGAAAATGTTATAGATCAATGGTTTTTTATTCGGTACAATGATCCAAAATATCACTTACGCATAAGATTCAAATGTACTGATCCCATTCTTGTCCATGAAATTACTTCAAGAATGCACAATATTTTATTGCCTTTAATTGAAGAATTTATTATTTGGAAGGTTCAGCTGGATACCTATAATAAAGAAATAGAAAGATATGGTCTTAAAACAATGGAAGTTTCAGAGCAGTTGTTTTTTTTCGATAGTGTGATGACTGTAAATTATTTGGAAAACTTTAAGGACGAAAATCTAAGATGGCTATTCGGTTTAAGGGCAATTGATGACTTTTTGAATCTATTCCAGTATCAATTGTCTGATAAAAAGAATTTTATGGAGCAGTTAAGCATTGCTTTTAAAACAGAATTTGGAAAAACAAAAATTTTGAATTCTAATCTGAGCGATAAATTCAGAGCCAACAGGCAAGTTATTTCAGATACAATTGAAGGTAAAAACACAAATAATATTTATGGAATAATTAATGAGAGAAATGAGAGAATTATAAATTTAAGCGATGAAATTTTAGCATTGCATCATTCAAAATCTTTAGATGTTAATATCAATAGCCTTATGGCAAGTCATATTCATATGATGATGAATCGTTTGTTCAAATCTAAAAATAGAGCACATGAGATGGTTTGTTATGATTTTCTGTTCAGATATTACAAATCAAAGTATGCCATAGAAAATAGTGTGAAAACATTTCCATAA